In one Bacteroidota bacterium genomic region, the following are encoded:
- a CDS encoding aspartate kinase, translating to MTQKIVIKIGGSNLTDINSLSKIIKIIDQYEKPVIIVVSAFFGITDSLIGILEDVLNKQENVKSQIAKIRAYKFQILEHYISDKNSLKEAKTEIETLIDELEKYLYGVAYIGETPDFLSDKILSYGERLSSSIINAIFNNNGIVSNEVLPAQIGLRTNDRYGDASIDFANCTTDLEQVFSQDQVYVVPGFYGISSQGKVNLLGRGGTDYSAASIARLVHAKSLDVWKDVNGFMSADPKVVNNPVRIGHLSYSEAAELAYFGANILHPRTIEPLINTNIPIRLFDIGALNGSLEPLTHINASDSEVSGIVKSITSSREFSVLKLKGPGLGYKPGILATITTSLNDADINIKSVITSQIAINFLLSAKDLKKSDKIINALALDEVNEVIPVKDIAVVAVVGQGILEHPGIGYKIFKSLADENINVLMSTLGGSDVVCYLVIDKNHEKTAITKIHDTFFTKTN from the coding sequence ATGACGCAAAAAATTGTTATAAAAATTGGCGGATCAAACTTGACGGATATTAACAGTTTATCAAAGATCATCAAAATTATTGATCAATACGAAAAGCCTGTAATTATTGTTGTTTCGGCATTTTTTGGAATTACTGATTCGCTTATCGGGATATTGGAAGATGTTCTGAACAAGCAAGAGAATGTAAAATCGCAAATAGCTAAAATAAGGGCTTATAAATTTCAAATACTGGAGCATTATATCTCTGATAAAAATTCGTTAAAGGAAGCTAAAACAGAAATCGAAACCTTGATTGATGAACTGGAAAAATATCTTTACGGGGTAGCTTATATTGGTGAAACTCCCGATTTTTTATCCGACAAGATTTTAAGCTATGGCGAGCGCCTTAGTTCATCAATAATCAATGCGATTTTCAATAATAACGGAATTGTCAGTAATGAGGTTCTTCCTGCACAAATAGGATTAAGAACGAATGACAGATATGGAGATGCCAGCATCGATTTTGCAAATTGTACAACTGATCTGGAGCAGGTTTTTAGTCAGGATCAAGTTTATGTAGTGCCCGGGTTTTATGGAATCTCATCGCAAGGAAAAGTAAATTTATTGGGACGCGGCGGAACTGACTATTCAGCAGCTTCAATTGCACGATTGGTTCATGCCAAATCTTTAGACGTTTGGAAAGATGTGAATGGGTTCATGTCGGCAGATCCAAAGGTGGTAAATAATCCGGTACGCATTGGTCATTTGTCTTATTCGGAAGCGGCTGAATTGGCTTATTTTGGGGCTAATATATTGCATCCCAGAACGATCGAACCTCTCATAAATACCAATATTCCAATTCGCTTGTTCGATATTGGTGCACTAAACGGAAGCCTGGAACCCTTGACTCATATAAATGCTTCTGATTCAGAAGTAAGCGGAATTGTAAAGAGTATTACTTCAAGCAGGGAATTTTCCGTGCTTAAACTGAAAGGCCCGGGACTTGGCTATAAACCTGGTATTCTGGCAACAATCACAACAAGCTTAAATGATGCCGATATTAATATTAAATCAGTAATCACATCCCAAATTGCCATCAACTTTTTATTATCTGCTAAAGACTTAAAAAAATCAGATAAAATAATTAATGCATTGGCCCTGGATGAAGTAAATGAAGTTATCCCGGTCAAAGACATTGCCGTTGTTGCAGTTGTTGGTCAGGGTATTTTGGAGCATCCTGGAATTGGTTATAAAATTTTTAAATCGCTGGCTGACGAAAACATCAACGTTTTAATGAGTACGTTGGGCGGGTCAGACGTTGTTTGCTATCTGGTAATAGATAAAAACCACGAAAAAACCGCCATCACAAAAATTCATGACACATTTTTCACTAAAACAAATTAA
- a CDS encoding M15 family metallopeptidase has translation MKSKNKKKLRFLEIVIFILILLVINFILPQNLFKNTWIILPDNISPYFTNELIKKDMSVKLVYPKEIDGKLIETTQGEVIKFKIDNTEYYLPVQLLLKKVKNGSKKKNLTIGNENVDIDTPLSKDYKPDDLIKINQNWNYHSGDRPNYLRKDAAKAVDKMFAEARKAGYSLKILYAYRSFDKQRLMYLNAIAKNGINQNIVAKPGHSEHQLGTTIDVGSFVPELNSEEGFASTKEGKWMIENAKKFGFYQSYTENNTEKSGYISEPWHYRYLGLGR, from the coding sequence GTGAAATCAAAGAATAAGAAGAAACTAAGATTTTTAGAGATAGTAATATTTATTCTGATTCTTTTGGTAATAAATTTCATACTTCCCCAAAATCTGTTTAAAAATACTTGGATTATTTTGCCGGATAATATTAGTCCTTATTTTACCAATGAGTTGATAAAAAAAGATATGTCAGTTAAGCTGGTTTACCCAAAGGAGATTGACGGTAAGCTAATTGAGACTACTCAAGGTGAAGTAATTAAATTCAAGATTGATAATACTGAATATTATCTTCCTGTTCAACTTCTTCTCAAAAAAGTAAAAAATGGATCTAAAAAAAAGAATCTCACAATTGGAAATGAAAACGTAGATATTGATACTCCATTATCAAAAGATTATAAGCCTGATGATTTGATAAAAATTAACCAAAACTGGAACTATCATTCAGGCGACCGTCCAAATTATTTAAGAAAGGATGCGGCAAAGGCTGTCGATAAAATGTTTGCTGAAGCCCGAAAAGCCGGTTACTCCCTCAAGATTTTATACGCTTACCGATCGTTTGATAAGCAAAGATTAATGTACCTAAATGCTATAGCAAAGAATGGCATAAATCAAAATATCGTTGCTAAGCCCGGACATAGTGAACATCAATTGGGGACGACCATTGATGTTGGTTCATTTGTACCCGAGTTAAATTCAGAGGAGGGATTTGCTTCCACTAAAGAAGGTAAATGGATGATAGAAAATGCAAAAAAGTTTGGGTTTTATCAATCTTATACTGAAAATAACACTGAAAAGTCAGGATACATCTCTGAGCCTTGGCATTACAGGTATTTGGGATTAGGAAGATAA
- a CDS encoding amino acid carrier protein, translating into MMFDKGAELIQQAASWLWSYPMIIVLFSVGIYFTIRLKGLQFRTFFKAAKLTYKTRTGVGKGNISPLQSLFGALGGMVGNGNIAGAATAVFMGGPGALLWMWVGAFIGMIIVFIETLLALKYRIKDKDGTYSGGPMYYIQKVLKIKWLAVAFSLAMGLKTLFGTSLVQSNSISLAAVSIVDVSWIPSWIPVQFPFCMILAFLTWMVVIGGLKTIARVLEKITPLMILIYISLILIIIFARIGLIKEVLTLMLNNAFTASSASGGFAGATVMMVIRYGIARGFYSNEAGTGSSPMMHSAARVDNIYHQSLVSMFGVFIDTIISSATIMAILVTGVWTSGLTSTALTTLAFNTQFGEYGGLLILLSSFLFGYSTLIAWCFYGEQCFAFIWGSNFKKIFRWMFSLVILLGFMQVETIWSIADILNATLILINLIVIVILLKNVFEIIRLNRLKANN; encoded by the coding sequence ATGATGTTTGATAAAGGAGCTGAATTAATACAGCAGGCTGCGAGTTGGCTGTGGTCATATCCCATGATTATCGTTTTATTTTCGGTTGGAATTTATTTTACGATACGTCTCAAAGGACTTCAATTTAGGACTTTTTTTAAAGCAGCCAAACTTACCTACAAAACCAGAACTGGTGTAGGAAAAGGAAATATTTCACCCCTTCAATCTTTGTTTGGTGCACTTGGGGGAATGGTTGGAAACGGAAATATAGCTGGTGCTGCAACGGCTGTATTTATGGGTGGACCGGGAGCTTTATTGTGGATGTGGGTAGGTGCCTTTATTGGAATGATCATCGTTTTTATTGAAACATTGCTAGCACTGAAATACAGAATAAAGGATAAAGATGGGACCTATAGCGGAGGTCCGATGTACTATATTCAAAAAGTGTTAAAAATAAAGTGGTTGGCAGTTGCTTTTTCCTTAGCTATGGGCCTTAAAACCCTATTTGGAACCTCTCTGGTGCAATCAAACTCTATCTCTCTGGCGGCGGTTTCAATTGTAGATGTTTCCTGGATTCCCAGCTGGATACCGGTACAATTTCCTTTTTGTATGATATTGGCATTTCTCACTTGGATGGTTGTAATTGGTGGATTAAAAACAATTGCACGTGTACTTGAAAAAATAACCCCACTAATGATTCTTATTTATATCAGTTTAATCTTAATTATTATATTCGCTAGGATTGGTCTTATAAAGGAAGTACTTACCCTTATGCTTAATAATGCATTCACAGCCAGTAGTGCAAGCGGTGGATTTGCCGGTGCTACAGTGATGATGGTGATTCGCTATGGAATTGCTAGAGGATTTTATTCAAATGAAGCCGGAACCGGGAGTTCACCCATGATGCACAGTGCAGCGAGGGTCGATAATATTTATCATCAGAGCCTGGTGAGTATGTTTGGCGTTTTTATTGATACCATCATTTCATCTGCAACAATAATGGCCATATTAGTTACTGGTGTATGGACGAGCGGACTTACTTCAACTGCATTAACTACTTTGGCATTCAATACCCAATTCGGAGAATATGGAGGATTGCTAATTCTCCTTTCGTCATTCTTATTTGGATATTCAACATTAATTGCCTGGTGTTTTTACGGAGAACAGTGTTTCGCATTTATTTGGGGTAGTAATTTTAAAAAAATATTTAGATGGATGTTTAGCTTGGTTATACTATTGGGTTTTATGCAAGTAGAAACCATCTGGAGTATTGCTGATATTTTAAATGCCACTTTAATTCTGATAAATCTTATCGTTATTGTAATACTTTTAAAAAATGTTTTTGAAATCATAAGGTTAAATAGGCTGAAAGCTAATAACTGA
- the lon gene encoding endopeptidase La, which produces MDLLNFTDIIDSDTEFIPLLSSEDEELMNAEEVPEELPILPLRNTVLFPGVVIPITVGRDKSIKLIKDSYKKKAIIGVVAQKDVDIEDPEFKDLNAIGTVAQIIKILQMPDGSTTAIIQGKKRFTLQALVQNEPYIIAKVTQFGSGELVKSDDNFNALISSLKDLSIQIIKQSPNIPTEASFAIKNIESPVFLVNFVSSNLNIDVVEKQTLLEVSDLYDRANKVLKALTDELQVLELKNQIQKKVKIDLDKQQRDYLLNQQLKTIQDELGGNPNEQEIKELRDKSKGKLWSKETSEAFDKELNKLQRMNPQAAEYSIQLNYLEVLVELPWNEYTQDNFDLDRAQKILDEDHFGLEKIKERIIEHLAVIKLRNDMKSPILCLVGPPGVGKTSLGKSVARALDRKYIRMSLGGLRDEAELRGHRKTYIGAMPGRIIQNLKKAKSSNPVFVLDEIDKVGGNSNQGDPQSALLEILDPEQNNSFYDNYLELDFDLSRIMFIATANTLSTIHSALRDRMEIIDLSGYLIEEKIEIARRHLIPKQLAEHGLKKSQLSFGKNVVEKIIDDYTRESGVRSLEKNIAKIIRNKAKFIVMNKEFDRKLSESDLATVLGRPIFQRDKHIKNNVAGVVTGLAWTSVGGEILFIEASLSKGKGLLTMTGNLGDVMKESATLAYEYLKAHSSIIGIDPELFSKWNLHIHVPEGATPKDGPSAGVTMFTAIASAFTQRKVRYNIAMTGEITLRGKVLPVGGIKEKILAAKRAKIKDIILSADNKKDILEINEKYIKGLNFHYVNEMIELIDLALLKEKVDEPLILN; this is translated from the coding sequence ATGGATTTATTGAATTTTACAGATATCATCGATTCAGACACTGAATTTATCCCTTTATTATCCTCAGAAGATGAGGAATTGATGAATGCGGAGGAAGTGCCTGAGGAGCTTCCTATTTTACCTTTACGTAATACCGTATTGTTTCCCGGTGTTGTAATTCCGATTACTGTTGGAAGGGATAAGTCCATCAAATTAATAAAGGATTCTTATAAAAAGAAAGCAATAATCGGTGTTGTTGCCCAGAAAGATGTTGATATTGAAGATCCTGAATTCAAAGATTTAAACGCGATCGGAACTGTTGCCCAGATTATTAAGATTCTTCAAATGCCGGATGGAAGTACAACTGCCATTATTCAGGGGAAAAAAAGATTTACGCTTCAGGCTCTCGTTCAAAACGAACCTTATATTATTGCTAAAGTGACCCAATTTGGTTCAGGAGAGTTGGTTAAATCTGATGATAATTTCAATGCTTTAATATCATCCTTAAAAGATCTTTCAATTCAAATAATTAAGCAATCCCCTAATATTCCGACTGAAGCAAGTTTTGCCATTAAAAACATTGAAAGCCCGGTATTTCTGGTAAATTTTGTGTCGTCAAATTTGAATATTGATGTAGTAGAAAAGCAAACTTTGCTTGAAGTAAGCGATTTGTACGATCGGGCAAATAAAGTTTTAAAAGCCTTAACCGATGAATTACAGGTGTTGGAACTTAAAAATCAGATTCAGAAAAAGGTAAAAATAGATTTAGATAAACAACAGCGTGATTATTTGCTAAATCAGCAGTTGAAGACTATTCAGGATGAGCTGGGAGGGAATCCGAATGAGCAGGAAATAAAAGAACTTAGAGATAAATCAAAAGGCAAATTGTGGTCGAAAGAAACTTCGGAAGCATTTGACAAAGAATTAAATAAGCTGCAGCGAATGAACCCTCAAGCTGCTGAATATTCGATTCAACTTAATTATCTTGAAGTTTTAGTGGAGTTGCCATGGAATGAATATACCCAGGATAATTTTGATTTGGATCGCGCACAAAAAATCCTTGATGAAGATCACTTCGGATTGGAAAAAATAAAGGAACGCATTATTGAGCACCTTGCAGTGATCAAATTAAGGAATGATATGAAATCACCCATTCTTTGCTTAGTTGGCCCTCCAGGTGTTGGAAAGACCTCATTGGGTAAATCAGTAGCACGTGCGCTTGATCGAAAATACATCCGCATGTCGCTTGGTGGGCTTAGGGATGAAGCCGAATTGCGTGGTCACCGAAAAACTTACATTGGTGCTATGCCTGGTCGTATAATCCAAAACTTAAAAAAAGCAAAGTCGTCGAATCCCGTTTTTGTATTGGATGAGATTGATAAAGTTGGCGGGAATTCCAATCAAGGTGATCCACAATCTGCATTGCTTGAAATACTTGACCCTGAACAAAACAATTCCTTTTACGATAATTACTTAGAACTTGATTTTGATCTTTCAAGAATCATGTTTATCGCTACAGCTAACACCTTATCGACGATACATTCTGCATTAAGGGATCGTATGGAAATTATTGATTTAAGTGGTTATTTGATCGAAGAGAAAATAGAAATTGCAAGGCGTCACCTTATCCCAAAACAGCTTGCTGAACATGGGTTGAAAAAAAGCCAGCTTTCTTTCGGCAAAAATGTGGTTGAAAAAATTATTGATGATTATACCCGTGAATCAGGGGTACGCTCACTAGAAAAGAATATTGCAAAAATTATTCGTAACAAGGCCAAATTTATTGTGATGAATAAGGAATTTGACAGAAAATTAAGCGAATCCGATTTAGCTACAGTATTGGGCCGACCGATATTTCAAAGAGATAAACATATTAAAAATAATGTTGCCGGTGTAGTTACGGGTTTGGCCTGGACAAGCGTAGGAGGTGAAATCCTTTTTATCGAAGCAAGTTTGAGCAAAGGAAAAGGATTGCTCACAATGACAGGGAATCTCGGGGATGTTATGAAAGAATCAGCAACCCTGGCATATGAATATTTAAAAGCGCATTCGAGTATAATTGGAATTGATCCGGAACTTTTTAGTAAATGGAATTTGCATATTCATGTTCCTGAGGGTGCAACTCCAAAAGATGGCCCTTCAGCAGGTGTAACAATGTTTACTGCGATAGCTTCTGCGTTTACTCAACGTAAAGTGCGGTATAATATCGCGATGACCGGTGAAATTACCTTACGTGGCAAGGTCCTTCCCGTTGGTGGAATAAAAGAAAAAATATTAGCTGCAAAGCGTGCTAAAATTAAAGACATCATTCTATCAGCAGATAATAAAAAAGATATATTGGAGATAAATGAGAAATATATCAAAGGACTTAATTTTCATTATGTTAATGAAATGATTGAACTCATCGATTTGGCGCTCCTTAAAGAAAAGGTTGATGAGCCACTCATCTTAAATTAA
- a CDS encoding GlmU family protein produces the protein MNYILYDTSKRINLLPLTFLRPTADIRIGILTIREKWEKYLDAKTSSLTEDYLSKKFPLVIGHENILINGSVCPSKKLLEKISTLKLKEAIVYNGEVIAFMSETVKEHTLFKDLDDYQRVDFTDPLIVLENSWDIFVRNGEALIQDFHLLKLGKHTNEIRNCTYIGSGENIYIHPSATINYAILNATNGPIYIDEGAEIMEGAMIRGPFYLGKHSQVKMGAKIYGPTTIGPYCKVGGELNNVVMFAYSNKGHEGFLGNAVIGEWCNIGADTNNSNLKNTYDDVRLWSYGKRTFVDTKLQFCGLIMGDHSKTGINTMFNTGTVVGIASNVFGSGYQRNFIASFSWGSPSKMIDHKLDRAILTAEQVYSRREMTFTEIDRGLFSHIFELKQKDHQI, from the coding sequence ATGAACTATATCTTATATGATACGAGCAAAAGAATAAACTTGCTTCCTTTGACTTTTCTAAGGCCAACGGCGGATATTAGAATTGGAATACTCACTATTCGTGAGAAATGGGAGAAGTATTTGGATGCAAAAACTTCAAGTTTAACAGAAGATTATCTCAGTAAGAAATTCCCTCTTGTTATCGGACATGAAAATATCTTGATAAATGGATCTGTTTGCCCTTCAAAAAAGTTGCTTGAAAAAATAAGCACCCTAAAATTGAAAGAAGCCATTGTCTATAATGGGGAGGTCATTGCTTTTATGTCTGAAACAGTGAAAGAACATACTTTATTCAAAGATTTAGATGATTATCAGAGAGTTGATTTCACTGATCCTTTAATTGTTCTTGAAAATTCATGGGATATTTTTGTAAGAAACGGGGAAGCCTTAATTCAGGATTTTCATCTTTTAAAATTAGGAAAACACACAAATGAGATCAGGAATTGTACCTACATTGGATCAGGGGAAAATATTTATATACATCCAAGCGCAACTATCAATTATGCGATTTTAAACGCAACGAATGGGCCAATTTACATTGATGAAGGTGCTGAAATCATGGAAGGTGCGATGATTCGGGGACCTTTTTATTTGGGGAAACATTCGCAAGTGAAAATGGGAGCGAAGATTTATGGTCCCACCACCATTGGTCCATATTGCAAAGTAGGAGGGGAGCTCAATAATGTTGTAATGTTTGCATATTCAAATAAGGGACATGAAGGTTTTTTAGGAAATGCTGTAATTGGTGAATGGTGCAATATTGGTGCTGATACCAATAATTCCAATTTAAAGAATACTTATGACGACGTTAGATTATGGAGTTACGGGAAACGTACTTTTGTGGATACAAAGCTTCAGTTTTGTGGACTGATTATGGGCGATCATTCAAAAACAGGAATAAATACCATGTTTAATACAGGTACGGTTGTTGGCATAGCCTCAAACGTTTTTGGATCTGGTTACCAACGGAATTTTATTGCTTCATTTTCCTGGGGAAGCCCATCTAAAATGATCGATCACAAACTAGATAGAGCCATCCTCACTGCTGAACAAGTTTATTCGAGAAGAGAGATGACGTTTACCGAAATTGATCGTGGTTTATTTTCACACATATTTGAACTAAAACAAAAGGATCATCAGATTTAA
- a CDS encoding type B 50S ribosomal protein L31: protein MKKDIHPKDYRFVVFKDMSNEYAFLTKSTVNTKDTIAWEDGKEYPLVKLEISNTSHPFYTGKMQLIDTAGRVDKFKTKYKSHYEKSK from the coding sequence ATGAAAAAAGACATTCACCCAAAAGATTATAGATTTGTTGTATTTAAAGATATGTCCAATGAGTACGCATTCTTGACAAAATCAACAGTTAATACAAAAGATACCATTGCATGGGAAGATGGTAAAGAATATCCATTGGTAAAATTAGAAATTTCAAACACTTCACATCCTTTCTATACTGGTAAAATGCAGCTTATAGATACGGCTGGTAGGGTTGATAAGTTCAAAACCAAATACAAATCACATTACGAAAAGAGTAAATAA
- a CDS encoding acyl-CoA reductase has translation MDFSKTQTTFAKFGQFLNYYLNDDYQSIDAVKLANYIKFKQECTKAFQSNAWFTEENIDYALAQWAKILTEENLKKWLDQYETRIGSDHGFKIGVVLAGNIPIVGFHDFICVLSSGNDFIGKLSSSDKYLLPAIAEILILLEPQFIDRIKFTEERLTNFEAVIATGSNNSARYFEYYFAKYPNIIRKNRNGVAVLTGEEKRLDLLSEDILRYFGLGCRNVSKLYVPEGYKFDHLLGSMGQFEWMKNHHKYRNNYDYNKSILLVNRIKHFDNGFVLLREESSIPSPISVLHYEYYKDIEELNDSLDLQSESIQCIISEDTSVKKSLLPGQSQQPNLWDYADGIDTMEFLLTLPLIK, from the coding sequence ATGGATTTCTCAAAAACTCAAACCACCTTTGCAAAGTTTGGTCAATTCCTAAATTATTATCTTAATGATGATTATCAATCAATTGATGCAGTAAAGTTGGCAAATTATATCAAATTCAAACAAGAGTGTACCAAAGCATTTCAATCAAATGCGTGGTTTACGGAAGAAAATATTGACTATGCACTTGCTCAATGGGCGAAAATTTTGACAGAAGAAAATTTAAAGAAATGGCTTGATCAGTATGAAACTCGGATTGGTTCTGATCATGGATTTAAAATAGGGGTGGTATTAGCCGGAAACATACCAATTGTAGGGTTTCATGATTTTATTTGTGTGCTTTCTTCCGGAAATGACTTTATTGGCAAATTGTCGTCTTCCGATAAATATTTACTTCCTGCTATCGCTGAAATATTAATTCTATTAGAACCTCAGTTTATCGACAGGATCAAATTTACCGAAGAGAGGTTGACCAATTTTGAGGCAGTTATAGCCACGGGAAGTAACAACAGTGCTCGCTACTTCGAATATTATTTTGCTAAATACCCAAACATCATTCGGAAGAATAGAAATGGTGTTGCAGTATTAACCGGAGAAGAGAAAAGATTGGATTTACTTTCAGAGGATATTTTAAGGTATTTCGGATTAGGTTGCCGAAATGTATCGAAACTATATGTACCCGAAGGATATAAGTTTGATCATCTGCTCGGGTCGATGGGGCAGTTTGAATGGATGAAAAACCATCATAAATACCGCAATAACTACGATTATAATAAGTCTATTTTACTGGTTAATCGCATCAAACATTTTGATAATGGATTTGTGTTGCTCCGAGAGGAATCTTCTATTCCATCACCGATTTCTGTTTTACATTACGAATATTATAAGGATATTGAAGAATTGAATGACTCATTGGATTTGCAGAGTGAATCTATTCAATGTATTATATCTGAAGACACTAGCGTGAAAAAAAGTTTATTACCGGGTCAAAGTCAGCAGCCAAATTTATGGGATTATGCGGATGGAATTGATACAATGGAATTCTTATTGACTTTACCATTAATAAAATGA
- the serC gene encoding 3-phosphoserine/phosphohydroxythreonine transaminase encodes MKKHNFYAGPSILPQFTIENTIKAIENFSDMGLSLLEISHRSKQFIAVVDEATALFKELLNIPEGYSVIFLGGGASTQFAMVPFNLLNKKAAYLNTGVWAKKALKEAKLFGEVEVVASSEDKNYSYIPKGYKIPKDADYFHITTNNTIYGTEIKEDISSDIPLIADMSSDIFSRPMDVSKYAMIYGGAQKNLAPSGVTFVIIKNDILGKVNRMIPTMFKYETHIENESMFNTPPVVPIYAALQTLKWLKANGGLTKMKEVNEKKAAVLYDEIDRNPLFKGTANKEDRSLMNICFVMNEGYEKHEEAFSTYATAQGMVGLKGHRSVGGFRASTYNALPIESVQALVKVMQDFEKSIS; translated from the coding sequence ATGAAAAAACATAACTTTTATGCTGGGCCTTCAATTCTCCCTCAATTTACTATTGAAAATACGATTAAGGCCATTGAAAATTTTTCGGATATGGGATTATCCCTTTTGGAGATCTCACATAGAAGTAAACAATTTATTGCAGTAGTAGATGAAGCAACTGCGCTTTTCAAAGAATTATTAAACATACCTGAAGGTTATTCTGTCATATTCCTTGGTGGTGGTGCCAGCACTCAATTTGCAATGGTCCCATTCAATTTATTGAATAAAAAAGCCGCCTATCTAAATACAGGAGTTTGGGCAAAGAAAGCACTAAAAGAGGCAAAACTCTTTGGCGAAGTTGAAGTTGTGGCTTCATCTGAAGATAAAAATTACTCTTACATCCCAAAAGGATATAAAATTCCTAAAGATGCTGATTACTTTCATATTACGACAAACAACACTATTTACGGAACCGAAATAAAAGAAGATATCTCTTCTGATATTCCATTGATTGCCGACATGTCATCTGACATTTTCAGCCGTCCAATGGATGTTTCAAAATATGCAATGATTTATGGTGGTGCTCAAAAAAATCTTGCGCCTTCCGGAGTTACTTTTGTTATTATTAAAAACGACATTTTAGGAAAAGTTAATCGAATGATTCCAACCATGTTTAAATATGAAACCCATATCGAAAACGAATCAATGTTTAACACTCCTCCGGTTGTGCCTATCTATGCAGCTTTACAAACACTTAAATGGTTAAAGGCTAATGGTGGCTTAACTAAAATGAAAGAGGTTAATGAGAAGAAAGCAGCTGTTTTATATGATGAGATCGACCGTAACCCATTATTCAAAGGTACTGCAAACAAAGAAGACAGATCACTTATGAATATTTGTTTTGTAATGAACGAAGGTTATGAAAAACACGAAGAAGCTTTCTCTACCTATGCAACTGCTCAAGGAATGGTAGGTCTAAAAGGTCATCGTTCAGTAGGTGGTTTCAGAGCTTCAACTTATAATGCACTGCCGATAGAAAGTGTTCAGGCATTGGTTAAAGTAATGCAAGATTTTGAAAAGAGCATCTCTTAA
- a CDS encoding 3-phosphoglycerate dehydrogenase: MKKVLIATDKPFAKIAVTQIKEVFDQANYETIMLEKYTDQSDFVNAVKDIDAVIIRSDLATKEVLDAAKNLKVIVRAGAGFDNIDLKAATANNIVAMNTPGQNSNAVAELAIGMMVFMARAKFNGSSGTELKEKTLGIHAYGNVGKYVAAIAKGFGMKVYAFDPYVAKEAIEADGIKAIATVEELYQKCQYISLHIPANEKTRESINFELLSKMPKGATLVNTARKEVINEADLKKIFELREDFKYLSDVAPNCAEELMASFESRCYFTPKKMGAQTSEANINAGIAAAKQIVNFLEKGDKTFKVN; encoded by the coding sequence ATGAAAAAAGTATTAATAGCTACGGATAAGCCTTTTGCAAAAATCGCTGTAACACAGATAAAAGAAGTTTTTGATCAAGCTAACTACGAAACAATTATGCTTGAAAAGTACACAGATCAATCTGATTTTGTTAATGCAGTTAAAGATATTGATGCAGTCATCATAAGAAGTGATTTGGCAACAAAGGAAGTACTTGATGCAGCAAAAAATTTGAAAGTTATTGTTAGGGCCGGTGCGGGATTCGACAATATAGATTTGAAAGCTGCAACAGCAAATAATATCGTTGCGATGAATACACCCGGTCAGAACTCAAATGCAGTTGCCGAATTAGCAATAGGCATGATGGTTTTTATGGCAAGGGCGAAATTCAACGGTTCTTCCGGTACTGAATTAAAAGAAAAAACACTTGGAATCCATGCTTATGGAAACGTAGGTAAATATGTTGCTGCCATCGCCAAAGGTTTCGGAATGAAAGTTTATGCATTTGATCCTTATGTTGCAAAAGAAGCTATCGAAGCAGACGGTATAAAAGCTATTGCTACTGTTGAAGAATTATATCAAAAATGTCAATACATTTCATTGCACATTCCGGCTAATGAAAAAACCCGTGAAAGCATAAATTTCGAGCTTTTATCAAAAATGCCAAAAGGTGCAACCCTTGTTAATACTGCCCGAAAAGAAGTAATTAATGAAGCTGATCTTAAAAAAATATTTGAACTAAGAGAAGATTTCAAGTACTTATCGGATGTTGCCCCCAATTGTGCGGAAGAGCTTATGGCCTCATTTGAAAGCAGATGTTATTTCACCCCTAAAAAAATGGGAGCTCAAACTTCTGAAGCTAATATCAATGCAGGTATTGCAGCAGCAAAACAAATTGTAAACTTTTTAGAAAAGGGCGACAAAACATTCAAAGTGAATTAG